One segment of Kogia breviceps isolate mKogBre1 chromosome 14, mKogBre1 haplotype 1, whole genome shotgun sequence DNA contains the following:
- the YWHAB gene encoding 14-3-3 protein beta/alpha, with amino-acid sequence MTMDKSELVQKAKLAEQAERYDDMAAAMKAVTEQGHELSNEERNLLSVAYKNVVGARRSSWRVISSIEQKTERNEKKQQMGKEYREKIEVELQDICNDVLELLDKYLIPNATQPESKVFYLKMKGDYFRYLSEVASGDNKQTTVSNSQQAYQEAFEISKKEMQPTHPIRLGLALNFSVFYYEILNSPEKACSLAKTAFDEAIAELDTLNEESYKDSTLIMQLLRDNLTLWTSENQGDEGDAGEGEN; translated from the exons ATGACCATGGATAAAAGTGAGCTGGTACAGAAAGCCAAACTCGCCGAGCAGGCGGAGCGCTACGATGACATGGCTGCGGCTATGAAGGCAGTCACAGAGCAGGGGCACGAGCTCTCCAACGAGGAGAGAAACCTGCTGTCTGTTGCCTACAAGAATGTGGTCGGAGCCCGTCGTTCTTCCTGGCGTGTCATCTCCAGCATCGAACAGAAAACAGAGAGGAACGAGAAGAAGCAGCAGATGGGCAAAGAGTACCGTGAGAAGATCGAGGTGGAGCTGCAGGACATCTGCAACGACGTTCTG GAGCTGTTGGACAAATACCTTATTCCCAATGCTACACAACCAGAAAGTAAGGTGTTCTACTTGAAAATGAAAGGCGATTATTTTAGATATCTTTCTGAGGTGGCATCTGGAGACAATAAACAAA CCACTGTGTCAAACTCCCAGCAGGCTTACCAGGAAGCATTTGAAATTAGTAAGAAAGAAATGCAGCCTACACACCCAATTCGACTGGGCCTGGCACTTAATTTCTCCGTCTTTTACTATGAGATTCTAAACTCTCCTGAAAAGGCTTGCAGCCTGGCAAAAACG GCATTTGATGAAGCGATTGCTGAATTGGACACACTGAATGAAGAGTCTTACAAAGACAGCACCCTGATCATGCAGTTGCTTAGGGACAATCTCACT ctGTGGACGTCGGAAAACCAGGGAGACGAAGGAGatgctggggagggagagaactAA